In the Silene latifolia isolate original U9 population chromosome 1, ASM4854445v1, whole genome shotgun sequence genome, GAGACTAATATCACATATAAAGATTCATGTTAAATTTGTAATAACATCCATAAATTTACTGAACTATTTTACAATagatagacctggcaaaagtataccgaaTCCGAAAAATCGATCGAAAATACCTGAATCGACACTTGACCGTACATGCGAAAGGTATAATAGAACTTCACTCTGAAACCTGGATCgacctgaattgattcgaaaCTGAACTGATtttgtaatatccgaaatagacccaatatcgaatgaacttgaaccgtttcaaCCTGAATTATTTTAATCCAAATCGATATATACCTGAACCGATTTCAATCCGTATATTGATGACTAAAACCCAACATTGAAACCGGATACGACCTGAATGTACCTAGGAGTCACATCTAAGGAGTCTTTTTGTACATGAGTGTCCCCCATTTGACAacaatgaattaatattatatcgtagttatacaaaaaaaacattatataatactccctccataccacaccaatggtaacattgagaatcttgccactattcatggtcgtatggaatcttcgatattattcttaatctataagacaaaatatagtcatgtgagatcttgtttgatttatcgtcatgaatcctataagaatatcaaatttttataatttttaataatgtgtaactaaagatattcacgttgcaaaacgtgtctcggcaAGTGTGAAAAaatcaatgttaccattggtgtggtatggagggagtacattttttaaaaaaagaattaTTTGTATTGGCCAATGTTTTGAATAAAGACATAATCCCTTGACATCCAATCCGATTATAACCTGACTCGAATCTAGTCTGCTCTGATATTGACCCGAATCGAACCTTATTTTCTCCGATATTGACATGACTCGAACCTGAACCAACccgaaatatctacaaccgattaaaagtgaAAATTGAATCCAACATAAGTTGAACCGAattgaaatcgaaaaaaaaaaaacaaaaaagataaACCGAAATAACCCGATCTAAAAGAACCTGGACCGAAACTGATCTGATTGACCCGTTTGTCACCTCTAACAATAGATGACCGTTTTAACTATAATTATTATATAAGATCGTCTTACAATGTACGATGACATATTATATGTAAAAGAATTGATTTATGGATACTAATAAATGAGTTTCTAACAAATTTAAAAGTCGTtttacactaaaaaaaaaaaaaaaatcttattcTATCATTTGCGCTTAAATAAACCACTAAAACTTTATTCTTTTCGACTGAAATGAGTTGAAcagaactaaactaaactaaactgaactgagtGGAACTGAGTCAAACTGAATGGAGTTGAAATAAGCGTTAATTTGTGAAAAGATAAGCTGAACTTAGCTAAACTAAACGAAAAGAAGCTTAACTAAATTGAACTAAAATAAGCTTAAATTAAGTCAAGAATAACTAGACTTTACTCCTATAGGACTACACTAAGGTtccgtttggcacgacacttcaggtagtttatttgaccaaagtagcttatttgaccaaaatttcagctacctgatttttttgcaagtgtttggtaagtagcttatttggtcaaataaggtacctgaaatgaaatgctacctcaggtagcatttgacaaatcaggtacctgaaatgacttattttccattttatgtccctttattctataatattaaataatttttatatccttttacgtcattttacaaaaatcagctacattttcagttagtttgttaaacacatttttatataatcagttaccttatcagctcctaatttcaGCTAGATTATccgttaccttttcagttagcttttcagttttcatctacctttttcaggtttcagctaccttttcaggtaatttTGTTAAACAGAACCTAATTACATTTAGAAGATGCGATTAATTCAAAAACCTTTATTATTAGTTCTCGATTCTATCAAGATTCTTCACTTTTAGTGTCAAAACAAGCCATTATTCTGAGCACCTTTTAAAAGTCTTCTCTATTTCCAAGCTAAGCATGCCTTTCATTAGCCTGCTCTTAACCTTTGTAATGGGCAGTGCGCGCCCAAATCTTGCAGCTCAAAATTTGATGCCACTTTTTGACTCTTGTTCATGTGGGCTACCATACAAATCATACAATGATCCAAATACTATATTTcgaaatttattttattattttggaTAGAATATGTgtaacaaagcgtcttgcttgtaacggggctatccgtcacaagctgaagacggatagtgctcCTCTTATAATgaggcaagtgggagggcaagtgggggaAAACGAAGTATTCCATGGATAGTGCCACTTAGGGATGTCAATGGGTGAGATATGGATGGGGTGgagccatatccatatccatatccatttaatttatggtcatccatatcccaccctcatccatttaatattttttcatccatccatatccatatccaccggGTGAAACAGGTACTCGTTAGATATTTTCACAGCTTATAAAATTTAATGATAATATATTGTAAAAAAATTGTGGCGATAAAATTAAAAGGCATACATAATTCAAGTAACAATATGTGTTAGCAAATAGCAACCCAGTATATATCCAACAACAAAGTGTCTTTGCAATGTAAATGACCATACAAATACGTCACGCCAACTACAAAGAAACCACCAATGCAATatattattgattaaactaacaaaagtaagttactttgattagtgaaaataacaatatcCACATAAACACAAATTTTACTTTTCTTAAATAacagtatgatattaaaattaagtaaaatttctgataaaaaaaatatacttTTGAATGAAAATCATTAATGACCTAAATAATTATTAacttaataaaaaattaattataaatattaatttcggATATCCACATGGTGGTTAAGCGGGTGAGAGACGataatccatatcccaccctaaattcacccatatccatatcctaccctaaattagaaaaaaattcgtcatccatatcccacccatttAATTTCGGGTGGATGGATATCCACAGGGTAAGGGTTGGACTTgtagttaatgcgtattttttattgtaatttttttagttaattaagtttaaagctaatgggaatatggatggatttttgaaggaaataaatgaattaaattaatgcaatataataataaattgataatccatgtcatattagtttgccaaatcacattgttattgtgtacatggctttttttcatcccacGTGGCATTGTCAACGTGGCATTTTTAGGTtaaccttttaataatattttataaatTTCGTGGTAAACTAGTATAATAATAAGTGGATGTAAATAAAAGTAACACAAAGAATGTATGGTTACAAGTTAATATAACCACACATGATACACAAATAAGAAAAGTGAATTTAGAATGTTGTGAGAATATGTTGATGTGACCTATTGCCTTCAAAAGTTCGTGGCGTTTGAGTTATCCCAGTGGAAATATGACCACCCAAAAAAAAGGGCGTGGATCAGAGATGAACCAACATATATAACCTTTCATATTGTAACTGCAATAtaaattttggttttgatttgcAGTTATTATTCCCGTAATAGGcatgttgtttaattgtttaacTAGTGTAActcccgtgctatagcacggtttTTCTAGATGAAAATGtaagaaaaattaaaaattaaactattggtatttttctattttcaattaTACAACATATATTTATTGTGTACAAAATCAGAATATCATTAAAATGAATTAGGGGAGTAGTTAATTAGAGAAATATACTAAGTACTGTAAGTAGTAGTTAGCAATGTAGGCGGAAAAAGTTTgagatttgttattttttttagtaAAAAAGGGATGTCAAATGattctctaaaataataattattgcattattgaaaaatttaacaacttttaatttataatttaatattaactttatttaattttaatgaaaaaataataattatgaatttaatCAAAAGATTAGAGTTATAATTATTAAAACAtatttattgaaaagataattttatgatatttatttcctaatttaggtagatgctttttggagggaaaactaagagaatttttattctcttagtagtaggggggattacACATTGATAATTTAGGTTTATCGTGTTTTAGAATCTGATTTTTTATTACGATTGAAGTTACATGAATCTTGACTTTAATGATATTGTTTTCTTTTTGCAGTTATATGAGTTTAACTGTAAAGATTACGATAAGTTCTTACAGTCGTGAATTTCAACGAAATATATTTTGAATGTGGGGTCTGTTAGTCTGTTTGGACATGAGTACCAGGATCATGGTGTTTTTGGTGTATTGAATCAATCCCAGTATCGCCCGTCTTGCGTGATTTGGCATCAACAACTCAGGACTGCCTCCCGACTTTCAAAGATTGCtataatttattttattaatttaattataaacTTTTCAAGAAatgattttatttattttattgtcatttaatatttaaaataatatttataatgaaTATAAGCTTTGATATCCGCAGCTCGCAAACGATCTATCGAGCTTCATCATTTGACTTTAGAAAAAATGAAGTATCGGGGATTGACAATGGGAGCACTACACGATAAGTTGGATGCAATGGGGATCCCGCGACGGAGTTTAGAGATAATTCAGTATAATGGTTATAACATTTTCTGGGACGTTCGGTATCTTATTGATAGAGATTTACATTTTGTTTATAACTTGTATGAACCTAATGATTGCCGTGACCGAAATGTAgttgtttattttttattattagatATATTTTGTTTGACTTCATTAATTGTATTATTTCTAGTCAATAGATTACATACGTTATATTTTCTAATGTTATTAGTATTAATTAAGGCTACTTGTGTAACATTTATAGAGATTGTCATGTAGAGCGAACCTTTTGCTTGACACATAGGATTAGTTAAAAATATTTATAGAGATTGTCATGTAAATGTCATAATAAATAATTGTCACGTCATATTTATGTGATGTTTTAGGGTAACTTTTTTAATAAAATTGTATAGATAAGAGAATAAATAAATCTGATCAATGGACATGGAGGGCTCTACATaaccaaaaaaataaataaactttTTAAATCCCTAAGTAATATGAACCAATAGGAAAACTCTAAAAAACTccgcttttatactatgtagatagtGTATCAATATACAAATAAACCGTGGTAAATTTTTAGTAAATTGTGGTAAATTTCAATATATCGTGACAATATACGTAACATAAATATGTTGTAGCAATATATATTCAGttaatgattttttttacgaGACCTTTTTTTTATTCCACAAGGCCTTGCGCGACCGCTGCTGCAGTAGCATCAAATTAGGTCTATAAATTTTTTGTTAGTTTGATTTTTTTATTCCACAAGGCCTCGTACATGGGCTAAGCTCATACAAATTATAGACGAAATGTAAATCTCCATCAAGCTCATAGCGAACGTCCCACACAATAGTAACATCATTATACTTCTCTGGAGGTAGCTTAAGTGTCACTAGTTCCCGCCGAGGGCTCCCATCAAATCTAATTCATCGTGTATGGCTCCAAATGTCAAACCCCGAAATTCAATGCCTCTTAGGTTCAAACTACAAATCTCATTAGATCGTAGTTGAGCTGTATATATAGTAAAATATAGTATTAATTATAACTTGTATATGGAGTATATGTTTTGAataataaatgaaaagtaaataaatataatcaattttagaaaatttaaaatttaataatttaaattaaattataccGGTATCTGAGAGTCGCTTTGCAGTATTGATCTTCTGATGCCAATCTACGCAACAAGAAAGATATTGTCTGTGTCCCAACACACCACGAGACTCATGGTTAGAGTACTGGAGTTCAAAGAGGCTACGAGTGCCATCTTCTGAAATGGTATTAGTGGAAGCCCATGACAACAAGAACTTGTTATACCCATCAATGTCGGAATTTCAaaactgcaaaaaaaaaaaaccaatatcTTAAATTAATAAGTTATCATAAAAGTCAATATTCATTTAACTTCACCAACTaaaaattataatgaaaattTATATTCAAAAAATACGATAATAACCCTAGATTGTTAAAgggtaattaaataattaaactgAATTATTCTGAGAATATTATGTCATAACTACTGCCACTTGCATGttgtgagaggggcactatccgacttcagcttgtgacgaatagtgtcgtcttcaatgagaatttgtgtatatgTAAATATTCTTTAGTTATTCTGTAGTTATTCGTTATCTTTATGTTATATTTTATTACGATTATGTAATCTAAAATATCTCGAGTACATTTGTATTTATAGTTAACCAGTTATGAATAAGGAGGCAAGCATTACAACTCTACATGGTATCAGCTTCTCAGGGAACGGTTCTAAATCGCTTCCGTTGTACCCTAGCTGTCGTCTTCTACACGACATcctcctctcttctctcttctcgTCCTCATGTCAACAATAACCATGCCGGATAAAAAATCGTCTTCATCCGGCCCTCGCAGTCTCTAACATTTGTAACCATGTCACTGTCACATTAGGCATGAACAACGATTTATGGGTTGCTCTCTTCACGAATCATGCTAAAGCTACACGCGTTATTCATCACATTATCAACCCAAAGGTCGCTCCAAATATACCAGTCACCGATGATGAAAAAGAATTGTGGGCCACTTTGGACGCCAACATTCTCAAGTGGATTTACGCAACTATCAGCGACGATTTGCTACAAACTATTGTCGAAGATGAGTCCATCGCTATAGATTTCTGGAACTATATCCAAGATATTTTCCAAGACAATCAACATTCTCGCGGTGTGACTCTTGAACAAAAGTTTTCGCATACGTCTATGGCTGATTTTCCCACTGCCTCGGCATACTGTCAGAGACTTAAAAGCCCCGCCGATCAATTGAAAAACGTTGGCTCTCCGGTGCCCGTCAATCGTCTTGTCCTACCTATAGATGATTTCCGGTCTTACTGGCGTGTATAATGGCATGGGTGCAATAATTCACCGAAGCAATCCGCTTCCCCCCTTCTATGGGGCGAGATCTAGCTCACCCTCGAAGAAGCGGGTTTGGCAAAACAAGCAGCTGCTACTTCAAACTCGACAATGTATGCTAAGGACCACGATGATGGCGACCAATCGTTTATATTGGGTCGTCCTCCTGCTAGTGGATCGAAGAATCAGAGCGGCAAAAGAAACGGACAAAAGAAAGGGAATAATAAGGGAGGAAAAGGTGGTAATGGAGGGTCGAAGAATCAGGGTACCATGGCTACTACTGGAAAACGTTGGAATCTTCTTCATCGTCTTCTGTCACACCTCAATGGCCTAATGGTGGTGGTTTTAGGCCTTACGGTGGCTGGCCATTGGGTCTGTGGGGTTACCCACCATGTCCTTACCCCACGGCCTCTTTTTCACGACCCCCAATTCCTCGGTCTTTTCCTACTCCTCGTCCTCAAGCATACAACGTTCAAACTGCACCGTCTCAGACCGACATCGAGGCAACGATGTACACTATaagttgataccgtcgtttagtaccaaaaataaatatctaaaacaactaacagaagctagtggaagtaaGGTCGATCTCCACTGGGAGGCTATTATATTTATCTGCTATCTAAGTCAGTcaggtaacaaatgggggttttaaattgattttctaaactaaaaggattaaggcaaagagaaaaagagcagtaaaggcagagagaaaaataaagtgtgtgatcagataaagagaagtatgctaggaagtcggttcaccatggcaattaatcaactcaatcataaatagttcagacgatctaTTGTGTGAaggggaaaggtccttccggtccgctatccgccatagaatacaactaacttaactttcatcctcattagtgtagtctaatgttcataacaggtcta is a window encoding:
- the LOC141588438 gene encoding uncharacterized protein LOC141588438; the protein is MNNDLWVALFTNHAKATRVIHHIINPKVAPNIPVTDDEKELWATLDANILKWIYATISDDLLQTIVEDESIAIDFWNYIQDIFQDNQHSRGVTLEQKFSHTSMADFPTASAYCQRLKSPADQLKNVGSPVPVNRLVLPIDDFRSYWRV